In the genome of Candidatus Aegiribacteria sp., the window TCAACAACAGTGAAGTAACCGGTCGGATATTTACGATTTAAACTGGTTTCTGTGTATCTGGCAGTTGCTGTACTCATCTGAACGAGAGGTATGCTGGTTTTGCGTAGACCAGTACTATGCCGCTTCGTGAAGGTACTAAGCAGTCTGGACTGGCTGATAAAGCGTTGAATAATCAGGGTCACGGCGGGGCTCTCATTCTTTCCAGAGCGTTACCAGACATCAGTTCTGTACCGCAATGACGGCAGTAATACTTCTTAGGCTTTTCAGGAGGAATGATTACCGGTGGTAATTCCAGCTGAGCCCGTATTGAATTGAGCTTATCGGTACAGCGCTGATGGAGATATCCGTAGTAACGCACCTTGCAGAAGCCCCTTGGCAAAATATGCTGAAGGAAGCGAGCCATGAAGACAGTAGCCGGAAGCGTCATATACTTCCAGTCCTTTGTATCCACCGGTTGATACTTGAACGTTACTTTGTCATCAACAAGCGAGATTATACAATTATTCGTTATGGCAACACGGTAGATATAGCGTGAGAGATACCTGATCGCCTCAGGTCCTCTGCCAACTGATTCGCAGTGAACAACCCAGTCCTTCTTCCATACTTCTTCAGGAACTGCGTCATAGAGCCCGAGAGCCTTCATTCCATCCCGGAATTTTGCTCGATAGATCGGTGATAACGCCTGTACCGGCAGGAAGAACTCTTTGCAGGGGGACCAGACCCAGTTACCGTTCTTGTTGATCCCGCCGCCGGGAACCAGGTAATGAACATGGGAATGGTATGAGAGATTGCGCCCCCATGTATGCAGAACACCAAGCATACCCGGCTGCGCACCCAGGTGGCGGGGATCATCTGCGAGCTTTTTCACAGAGTTGGCTGAAGATTGGAACAGAAGATTGTAACAATCCTTCTGATGACTTCTGACAACTTCGTTCAGTTCATGGGGAAGAGTAAAGGTAAGAAGGAAGCATGGTACTTCAGGAATACGGGCTGACTGTTTTTCCACCCACCTTGTC includes:
- a CDS encoding transposase, which translates into the protein MVEMADIFRQYKDDYLRQFGERIIPSHRRAIYDIISCRTPELGGNIFVCPSCGEKRYSYHSCGNRHCPKCGNDDATRWVEKQSARIPEVPCFLLTFTLPHELNEVVRSHQKDCYNLLFQSSANSVKKLADDPRHLGAQPGMLGVLHTWGRNLSYHSHVHYLVPGGGINKNGNWVWSPCKEFFLPVQALSPIYRAKFRDGMKALGLYDAVPEEVWKKDWVVHCESVGRGPEAIRYLSRYIYRVAITNNCIISLVDDKVTFKYQPVDTKDWKYMTLPATVFMARFLQHILPRGFCKVRYYGYLHQRCTDKLNSIRAQLELPPVIIPPEKPKKYYCRHCGTELMSGNALERMRAPP